A window of the Thalassospira sp. TSL5-1 genome harbors these coding sequences:
- a CDS encoding antibiotic biosynthesis monooxygenase has protein sequence MTLSRLPSPPYYAVIFASVRTDEDEEGYGITATEMSNLAAQQDGYLGQDSTARDDEGMGITVSYWRDEASILAWKKQLDHTAARNMGREKWYKSYTLRVARVERAYDFDRPEQA, from the coding sequence ATGACGCTTTCGCGTTTGCCTTCGCCCCCTTATTACGCCGTCATTTTTGCATCGGTCCGTACTGATGAGGATGAAGAAGGCTATGGCATAACCGCCACGGAAATGAGCAACCTTGCCGCGCAACAGGATGGATATCTTGGTCAGGATTCCACAGCACGGGATGACGAAGGCATGGGGATTACGGTTTCCTATTGGCGTGATGAAGCCTCCATCCTTGCCTGGAAGAAGCAGCTTGATCACACCGCTGCGCGCAATATGGGCCGCGAGAAATGGTATAAAAGTTATACCTTGCGGGTTGCCCGCGTTGAACGGGCCTATGATTTTGACCGGCCGGAACAGGCATAA
- the pabB gene encoding aminodeoxychorismate synthase component I yields MLAIEHPYIDPELAFSAFANNTGRHFLDSGGDSGFSYIAVHPVHMISARDGVVSVDDQAIDAAPFTAIRDLLDSYQIAHNPDLPPFQGGLVGYFGYDLCQQLETLPVPQNDFINIPDMLAGIYDVVISFDLANRRMWIIAHGLDAQSQTASDMRAQAQIMDAQQALAGVMQGQSKQTLPAAPSAPAIAPWQPNFTRDGYQSAVGRVKDYIFAGDIFQANLSQSFSAQYDSAQLCDLWGLYRRIRGLSPAPFGAFLNFGTIAILSNSPERFLMVDEAGAVETKPIKGTRPRGKTPVEDATFAQDLLVSEKDRAENVMIVDLLRNDLSRVCKPHSVIADPICDLESFANVHHLVSTVTGQLDDGQDAIDLLMACFPGGSITGAPKIRAMEIITELEQMRRGAYCGAIGFIGFDGVMDTNIAIRTLTVHDGKVAFNVGGGIVADSEPAAEYEETLAKAAKLMAALDIVLDDQ; encoded by the coding sequence ATGCTGGCGATTGAGCATCCCTATATCGACCCGGAACTGGCATTTTCTGCCTTTGCCAATAATACGGGTCGGCATTTTCTTGATTCTGGCGGAGATAGCGGTTTTTCCTATATTGCCGTTCATCCGGTGCATATGATTTCGGCACGTGATGGTGTGGTAAGCGTTGATGATCAGGCCATTGATGCGGCACCCTTTACCGCCATCCGTGATTTGTTGGACAGCTATCAAATTGCCCATAATCCCGATTTGCCGCCATTTCAGGGCGGCTTGGTTGGTTATTTTGGTTATGACCTGTGCCAACAGCTTGAAACCCTGCCAGTACCGCAAAACGATTTCATCAATATTCCCGACATGTTGGCGGGCATTTATGATGTGGTAATATCTTTTGACCTTGCCAATCGGCGGATGTGGATCATCGCGCATGGCCTGGATGCCCAAAGTCAAACAGCATCCGATATGCGTGCTCAGGCACAAATTATGGATGCGCAGCAGGCCCTGGCGGGCGTGATGCAGGGGCAAAGCAAACAAACATTGCCTGCAGCACCATCCGCGCCTGCAATTGCCCCGTGGCAGCCCAATTTTACGCGCGACGGTTATCAATCCGCCGTTGGCCGGGTGAAGGACTATATTTTTGCCGGTGATATTTTTCAGGCCAATCTGTCGCAGTCTTTTTCGGCCCAATATGATTCTGCACAGCTTTGCGACCTTTGGGGGCTTTACCGGCGTATTCGGGGGCTTAGTCCGGCACCTTTTGGCGCGTTCCTGAATTTTGGCACTATTGCCATTCTGTCAAACTCGCCGGAACGGTTTTTGATGGTGGATGAAGCTGGGGCAGTTGAAACCAAACCGATCAAGGGAACGCGCCCGCGTGGCAAAACACCGGTTGAAGACGCGACTTTTGCGCAGGATCTGCTCGTATCGGAAAAGGACCGGGCGGAAAATGTCATGATTGTCGATTTGTTGCGCAATGATTTATCGCGTGTGTGCAAGCCCCATTCGGTTATCGCGGATCCGATTTGCGATCTGGAAAGCTTTGCCAATGTGCATCATCTGGTATCCACTGTGACCGGGCAGCTTGATGACGGACAAGATGCGATTGATTTATTGATGGCGTGTTTTCCCGGTGGTTCCATTACCGGGGCTCCAAAAATACGGGCGATGGAGATCATTACCGAATTGGAGCAAATGCGACGTGGGGCCTATTGCGGGGCAATCGGGTTTATTGGCTTTGATGGCGTGATGGATACCAACATCGCCATCCGAACCCTTACCGTTCATGACGGTAAGGTGGCCTTTAATGTTGGGGGTGGTATCGTTGCCGATAGTGAGCCAGCGGCGGAATATGAAGAAACACTGGCCAAGGCGGCGAAATTAATGGCGGCTCTGGATATCGTGCTTGATGATCAATAA
- a CDS encoding aminodeoxychorismate/anthranilate synthase component II, translating into MILLIDNYDSFVFNLARYVRELGREVMVVRNDAIDPVILRRMAPAAVILSPGPCAPDQAGQCLNIVRENGAEFPILGVCLGHQVIAQAFGGAIVRAKRPLHGKTTPITHQARGLFKALPNPLTVTRYHSLIAELPYNHCPLEITAQSAEGEIMALAHKSLPLYGVQFHPEAVLTAHGHDLLQNFLTIADRFNASKKGHSDTGSRTLKVVI; encoded by the coding sequence GTGATCTTGCTGATCGATAACTACGATTCGTTTGTTTTTAACCTGGCCCGCTATGTGCGAGAGCTGGGACGCGAGGTGATGGTGGTCAGAAATGATGCCATTGATCCGGTTATACTTCGCCGGATGGCACCTGCCGCTGTTATTTTATCGCCGGGCCCCTGTGCGCCGGACCAGGCCGGGCAGTGCCTGAATATCGTGCGTGAAAATGGGGCGGAATTTCCAATACTTGGGGTGTGTTTGGGGCATCAGGTCATTGCCCAGGCATTTGGGGGGGCGATTGTCCGGGCCAAACGCCCGCTACATGGCAAGACGACACCAATTACGCATCAGGCAAGGGGGCTGTTTAAGGCGCTGCCCAATCCGCTGACGGTGACACGCTATCATTCCTTGATTGCTGAATTACCTTATAATCACTGCCCCCTGGAAATAACGGCCCAAAGTGCCGAGGGCGAGATTATGGCACTGGCTCATAAAAGCCTGCCCTTATACGGGGTTCAGTTTCATCCCGAGGCTGTGTTGACCGCGCACGGGCATGATCTGTTGCAGAACTTTTTGACGATTGCTGATCGGTTTAACGCATCAAAAAAAGGGCATTCCGATACCGGGTCCCGGACTCTAAAGGTTGTCATTTAA
- a CDS encoding aminotransferase class IV, producing MLWFNGKFLAQTDALLPVQDRGFLLGDGVFETMCATQGKVIWLSRHIKRITQSIDKLGLFFVNLPKEDELAAIIATLCRDITSPHAVIRLTVSRGQGGQGLLPRGVTDAAVLITAKPFDPGASKSTVSLAVSEQVRRNPWSVASRVKSLNYLDNIVARQEADVQGAGDSLILTQDGFVGETTIANIFALLGHVLRTPSHQTGIFAGLARAETIDWAQRNHISICYDPLPVAELYRSDSVFICNALRGACEVREVNGRQIVPSEHGLKTYDKISQHLEKSIRGAG from the coding sequence ATGTTGTGGTTCAATGGTAAATTCCTGGCGCAAACGGATGCCTTGCTTCCGGTGCAGGATCGCGGTTTTTTGCTGGGGGATGGGGTTTTTGAAACCATGTGTGCGACGCAAGGCAAAGTAATTTGGTTGTCGCGTCACATAAAAAGAATAACGCAATCAATTGATAAATTGGGTCTTTTTTTTGTAAATCTGCCCAAAGAAGATGAACTGGCTGCGATTATCGCAACGTTATGCCGGGACATCACGAGCCCGCATGCGGTGATACGTCTTACGGTCTCGCGCGGGCAGGGCGGACAGGGCCTTTTGCCGCGTGGTGTGACGGATGCAGCTGTTTTGATAACCGCGAAACCGTTTGATCCGGGGGCAAGTAAGAGCACGGTTTCTCTGGCTGTATCGGAACAGGTACGGCGAAATCCCTGGTCGGTAGCAAGTCGCGTTAAAAGTCTGAATTACCTAGATAACATCGTCGCACGGCAGGAGGCGGACGTTCAAGGGGCAGGGGATAGCCTGATTTTGACCCAGGATGGCTTTGTTGGTGAAACGACCATTGCCAATATTTTTGCCCTTTTGGGGCACGTATTGCGCACGCCATCCCATCAAACCGGGATATTTGCGGGTTTGGCACGGGCGGAGACTATTGATTGGGCGCAAAGAAATCACATCTCGATATGTTACGATCCGCTGCCTGTTGCGGAACTTTACCGATCAGATAGTGTTTTTATTTGTAATGCCTTACGGGGTGCTTGCGAGGTCCGGGAGGTGAATGGCCGACAAATCGTGCCATCCGAACACGGATTAAAAACATATGACAAGATTTCGCAACATCTTGAAAAAAGTATCAGGGGTGCCGGTTAA
- a CDS encoding EAL domain-containing protein, producing the protein MGENGKLKEIPVIRLLEFLKKNDQSGKKLFVGLLDVPVSLRLYPEDYALLMREGFRLLPERTQQYKLDNGMVAFVRLGRGFGNVDPFVDSISAMLEQVISRQGLGSFPENLWNEFRWPDDDAALQTILGIDEKKALLPTGKKKIDLANMLKNAISKEAVYDSCRRQAILEIRDTQREIIGHELYCSLDFLRHNHLSSFQLEGPGEIEILSRVLDEKVMALTEQLAPRILPDVLHLNIQVQTIFSDAFTSFLDSGDSRFARNLAIEVSLENAIADWWEFEDACKLLQSAGVRVGLDRITLPALEFLSPRKIKVDFLKVIWDQNIIGSKRATVAQRLREFATVLGSRNMILTRCDTRTALRMGRSLGVDAFQGSYVDALLGAYLAEECNSPHAAGNERRCAVCQWAPRETESNGCSFHFRAGKVLPPL; encoded by the coding sequence ATGGGCGAAAACGGCAAACTAAAGGAAATTCCAGTCATCCGCTTGCTGGAGTTTTTGAAAAAGAATGACCAGTCTGGCAAGAAGCTGTTTGTTGGCCTGCTGGACGTCCCTGTTTCCTTAAGATTATACCCCGAAGATTACGCCTTGCTGATGCGCGAGGGGTTTCGTTTGCTGCCCGAGCGGACCCAGCAATACAAACTGGATAATGGTATGGTTGCCTTTGTGCGACTAGGGCGTGGTTTTGGTAATGTAGATCCGTTTGTCGATAGTATTTCCGCAATGCTTGAACAGGTGATATCGCGGCAGGGTTTGGGAAGTTTTCCCGAAAATTTGTGGAATGAATTTCGCTGGCCCGATGACGATGCCGCCTTGCAAACCATACTTGGCATCGACGAAAAAAAGGCGTTGCTGCCCACTGGCAAAAAGAAAATCGATTTGGCAAATATGCTAAAGAACGCCATTTCAAAAGAAGCAGTTTACGATTCCTGCCGCCGTCAGGCCATTCTGGAAATTCGCGATACGCAGCGCGAAATTATCGGTCATGAATTATATTGTTCGCTGGATTTTCTGCGCCACAATCACTTGTCGAGCTTTCAGCTTGAGGGGCCAGGTGAAATTGAAATCCTGTCGCGGGTGCTTGACGAAAAGGTGATGGCCTTAACCGAGCAATTGGCCCCGCGTATTTTGCCTGATGTGCTTCATTTAAACATCCAGGTGCAAACCATCTTTTCCGATGCGTTTACCAGTTTCCTTGATAGTGGTGATAGCCGTTTTGCCCGTAATCTTGCCATCGAGGTATCGCTGGAAAATGCTATAGCCGACTGGTGGGAATTTGAAGATGCCTGCAAATTGCTGCAATCGGCAGGCGTGCGCGTGGGCCTGGATCGGATCACGCTGCCGGCACTTGAATTTTTATCGCCGCGTAAAATCAAGGTCGATTTTCTTAAGGTTATTTGGGATCAAAATATTATTGGTTCCAAACGCGCAACAGTTGCCCAGCGTCTGCGGGAATTTGCCACCGTGCTTGGAAGCCGCAATATGATCTTGACGCGCTGCGACACCCGAACTGCCTTGCGGATGGGGCGCAGCCTTGGTGTGGATGCCTTTCAGGGCAGTTATGTCGATGCCCTGTTGGGGGCTTATCTGGCTGAGGAATGTAATTCTCCACACGCAGCAGGAAACGAGCGCCGCTGTGCCGTTTGCCAGTGGGCCCCGCGCGAAACCGAAAGCAACGGGTGCAGTTTCCATTTCCGTGCGGGCAAAGTCCTGCCCCCCTTGTGA
- the ribB gene encoding 3,4-dihydroxy-2-butanone-4-phosphate synthase, whose amino-acid sequence MNQSVHQEPTLSLFGDPMARMERAIADLQAGKGVLVVDDEDRENEGDLIFSAQHLTNEQMAMMIRDCSGIVCLCLTDAQATVLDLPPMVANNTSSMGTGFTVSIEARVGVTTGVSAADRVTTVKAATADGAKADDLARPGHIFPLRARAGGVLERRGHTEATVDLMRLSGLKPSGVLCEVTNPDGTMARLPELVAYAQKHDMVVISIEDIAAYRLSMQEAAE is encoded by the coding sequence ATGAATCAGAGTGTTCATCAGGAACCCACATTGTCGCTGTTTGGCGATCCAATGGCCCGTATGGAACGTGCCATTGCCGATTTGCAGGCGGGCAAAGGGGTTCTGGTTGTCGATGACGAAGATCGCGAAAATGAAGGCGATCTGATTTTTTCAGCACAGCATCTTACCAATGAACAGATGGCGATGATGATTCGCGACTGTTCCGGCATTGTGTGCCTGTGTTTGACGGATGCCCAGGCCACGGTGCTTGATTTGCCGCCAATGGTGGCAAACAATACATCAAGCATGGGAACGGGCTTTACCGTATCGATCGAGGCCAGGGTTGGTGTGACCACCGGTGTTTCGGCTGCCGACCGTGTTACCACGGTCAAGGCTGCGACCGCTGACGGGGCAAAAGCCGATGATTTGGCCCGTCCGGGGCATATTTTCCCGCTGCGCGCCCGCGCCGGTGGTGTTCTGGAACGCCGGGGCCATACCGAAGCCACGGTTGATTTGATGCGTCTTTCCGGCCTGAAACCGTCGGGTGTCCTGTGCGAAGTGACCAACCCGGATGGTACAATGGCGCGGTTGCCTGAACTGGTGGCTTATGCACAAAAGCACGATATGGTCGTGATCAGTATTGAAGATATTGCGGCCTATCGTCTTTCTATGCAGGAAGCAGCTGAATAG
- the xth gene encoding exodeoxyribonuclease III: MKIATWNVNSIKARLPNILEWLEAAAPDVVLLQETKTVDDGFPAMEIEDLGYNIAVHGQKTYNGVAILSKFPIEDVQRGLPGNDEDDQARYIEAVISGENPVRVASIYVPMGTEVGSEKFAYKLNFLDRLITRFDDIFASGEAAVMGGDYNIAPDDSDVYDPEKLHEKVLCSTQERKRLRTMMNMGYTDAFRTFNASGHQYSWWDYRAGAWNKDNGLRIDHLLLTPAAADRLSASDIDREPRGKEKASDHTPVWCMIDD, translated from the coding sequence ATGAAAATCGCCACCTGGAACGTCAACTCGATCAAGGCACGCCTGCCCAATATCCTCGAATGGCTGGAAGCCGCAGCACCCGATGTTGTTTTGCTACAGGAAACCAAAACCGTGGATGACGGTTTCCCAGCAATGGAAATCGAGGATCTGGGCTATAACATCGCGGTCCACGGGCAAAAAACCTATAACGGTGTTGCCATTCTATCGAAATTCCCGATCGAGGATGTGCAGCGTGGCCTTCCCGGCAATGATGAAGATGACCAGGCACGATATATAGAAGCCGTCATTTCCGGTGAAAACCCGGTTCGGGTTGCCTCCATCTATGTGCCGATGGGCACCGAAGTCGGGTCCGAAAAATTTGCCTATAAACTAAATTTCCTCGACCGGTTGATTACCCGCTTTGACGACATTTTTGCCAGCGGTGAAGCTGCCGTGATGGGCGGCGATTATAACATCGCGCCCGATGATTCCGATGTTTACGACCCGGAAAAGCTGCACGAAAAGGTCCTGTGCTCCACCCAGGAACGCAAGCGCCTGCGTACCATGATGAATATGGGTTATACTGATGCCTTCCGCACTTTCAATGCCAGCGGCCATCAATATAGCTGGTGGGATTATCGCGCCGGTGCCTGGAACAAGGATAATGGCCTGCGCATTGACCATTTATTGCTAACGCCGGCAGCAGCAGACAGATTAAGCGCATCCGACATCGACCGCGAACCGCGCGGCAAGGAAAAGGCATCAGACCACACCCCTGTCTGGTGCATGATCGACGATTGA
- the erpA gene encoding iron-sulfur cluster insertion protein ErpA — protein MAEASRQVQMTESAATRIQELIKNEGNSDLMLRLQVSGGGCSGFQYEFSLDDKNGSDDHVFENHGAKMVVDEVSLDLLGGAEIDFVRELVGAAFRVNNPNASSSCGCGSSFSI, from the coding sequence ATGGCGGAAGCATCCCGGCAAGTACAGATGACAGAAAGTGCCGCAACGCGGATTCAGGAACTGATCAAAAATGAAGGCAACAGCGACCTTATGCTGCGCCTTCAGGTTTCAGGCGGTGGTTGCAGCGGTTTTCAGTATGAATTCTCGCTGGATGACAAAAACGGCAGCGACGACCATGTCTTTGAAAATCACGGTGCCAAAATGGTTGTCGACGAAGTGTCGCTTGACCTGTTGGGCGGTGCCGAAATCGACTTTGTCCGTGAACTGGTGGGCGCTGCATTCCGGGTGAATAACCCCAATGCGTCGTCCTCGTGTGGCTGCGGATCAAGTTTCTCGATTTGA
- the argS gene encoding arginine--tRNA ligase yields the protein MNVFSQLKSDIEGQIAALQTEGVLSGEIDTARITVEPPRDPSHGDAATNAAMLLAKPAGMKPRDLAEKLAEKLRTVPGIAAVEIAGPGFINLRMANDFWLSQITEVLNVGTAYGNSDLGQGERVNVEYVSANPTGPMHVGHCRGAVVGDVLANLLAKAGYDVTKEYYVNDAGAQVDVLARSLHLRYREALGQDIGKIPAGLYPGDYLVAPGKKLAARDGDKWLDQPEDAWLQEFRGFAISEMMGLIREDLAQLGVEHDVFTSEAALVAAGKVQSAFDYLEGKGDIYVGVLEPPKGKTPDDWEPRPQTLFRSTDFGDDVDRPLKKSDGSWTYFASDIACHFDKYERGFATMIDIFGADHGGYVKRMKAATKAITNGKGELDVKLCQLVNLFDNGEPVKMSKRSGTFVTLKEVVETVGKDVVRFIMLTRKNDATLDFDFAKVTEQSKDNPVFYVQYAHARISSVFRQAREAFTNVNFSDAALAGCDLSVLNSEEEMRLVRRVAEWPRIIEQAATAHEPHRIAFFLGEVAADFHSLWNRGRDNTELRFIKADDLAATQARLAMIRAVALVIASGLAVVGVSPLEEM from the coding sequence ATGAATGTTTTCAGCCAGTTGAAAAGCGATATCGAAGGGCAAATTGCCGCCCTTCAAACCGAGGGCGTCCTGAGTGGCGAAATTGATACCGCACGTATCACGGTCGAACCGCCGCGCGACCCGTCGCACGGGGATGCCGCAACCAATGCCGCCATGCTGCTGGCGAAGCCTGCGGGGATGAAGCCGCGCGATCTGGCCGAAAAGCTGGCCGAAAAATTGCGCACCGTTCCCGGTATTGCCGCTGTTGAAATTGCCGGTCCCGGTTTTATCAATTTGCGTATGGCAAATGATTTTTGGCTCTCGCAAATTACCGAGGTTCTGAATGTCGGCACGGCCTATGGCAACAGCGACCTGGGGCAGGGCGAACGTGTAAACGTCGAATATGTTTCTGCCAATCCGACGGGGCCAATGCATGTTGGTCACTGCCGTGGGGCCGTTGTTGGTGATGTTTTGGCAAACCTGCTGGCAAAGGCAGGGTACGACGTTACCAAGGAATATTATGTCAATGATGCCGGTGCCCAGGTTGATGTTTTGGCCCGCTCCCTGCATTTGCGCTATCGCGAGGCATTGGGCCAGGATATTGGTAAAATTCCAGCTGGCCTGTATCCTGGCGACTATCTGGTGGCGCCGGGCAAGAAACTTGCCGCGCGTGACGGGGATAAATGGCTTGATCAGCCGGAAGATGCTTGGCTACAGGAATTCAGGGGCTTCGCCATTTCTGAAATGATGGGGCTGATCCGCGAAGATCTGGCCCAGCTTGGTGTCGAGCATGACGTGTTCACATCTGAAGCCGCTTTGGTTGCTGCGGGCAAGGTTCAGTCTGCCTTTGATTATCTGGAAGGTAAGGGCGATATTTATGTCGGTGTGCTCGAGCCGCCAAAAGGCAAAACGCCTGATGACTGGGAACCGCGTCCGCAAACCCTGTTTCGTTCAACCGATTTTGGCGACGATGTTGACCGTCCGCTGAAAAAGTCAGACGGAAGCTGGACTTATTTTGCCTCTGACATTGCCTGCCATTTCGATAAATATGAACGTGGTTTTGCGACCATGATTGATATTTTTGGTGCCGATCACGGCGGATATGTCAAACGCATGAAGGCCGCCACCAAGGCCATCACCAATGGCAAAGGCGAACTTGATGTCAAACTTTGCCAGTTGGTGAACCTTTTTGACAACGGCGAACCGGTTAAGATGTCAAAACGTTCCGGCACGTTTGTCACCCTGAAAGAGGTGGTTGAAACGGTTGGCAAGGATGTTGTCCGTTTCATCATGCTGACGCGCAAAAATGATGCGACGCTGGATTTTGATTTTGCCAAAGTGACAGAGCAGTCAAAAGACAACCCGGTCTTTTATGTGCAATATGCTCATGCCCGGATCAGCTCGGTATTCCGTCAGGCGCGCGAAGCCTTTACCAATGTCAATTTTTCCGATGCAGCCCTGGCTGGATGTGATCTTTCGGTGCTGAATTCGGAAGAAGAAATGCGCTTGGTGCGTCGCGTTGCCGAATGGCCGCGTATCATCGAGCAGGCAGCAACCGCGCATGAACCGCATCGTATTGCCTTTTTCCTTGGCGAAGTGGCAGCAGATTTCCATTCCCTGTGGAACCGGGGCCGCGATAACACCGAACTGCGTTTTATCAAGGCTGATGACCTTGCCGCAACCCAGGCCCGGCTGGCGATGATTCGTGCGGTCGCCCTGGTGATTGCATCGGGTCTGGCCGTTGTTGGTGTTAGCCCGCTCGAGGAGATGTAA
- a CDS encoding SPOR domain-containing protein, producing the protein MSGDHSRGLYAENRRTPPGTPGGSGWKRGAATVILGIAVIGGGIGFGAWWFYGHGQHVMQEGDLPVLMPEGGPVKVRPDNPGGMEVPHRDTTIYQELDDSGGDVAVVIEPIPDMPRAPEASELGPPPDARKIVGGEMDISAGTDMNGPESGEPATDPQKQAATTPVKPTVPVTSNPQTSTGTPGVKADGAGVPATVDAGSEGEFRIQMASFREQGQASVAWNKISSENKDLLSNLKMFVQKVDLGDKGIFYRLQAGPLDGRAAADKICSELKQRNVGCLSVRP; encoded by the coding sequence ATGTCCGGGGATCACAGCCGCGGATTATACGCCGAAAACCGCCGCACACCGCCGGGAACACCGGGCGGGAGTGGATGGAAACGGGGTGCCGCGACTGTGATCCTGGGTATTGCCGTTATTGGGGGTGGTATTGGTTTTGGGGCCTGGTGGTTTTATGGTCATGGCCAGCATGTCATGCAGGAAGGCGACCTTCCTGTCCTGATGCCGGAAGGCGGACCGGTCAAGGTTCGGCCAGACAATCCTGGCGGCATGGAAGTGCCCCATCGTGATACCACCATTTATCAGGAACTTGATGATAGCGGCGGGGATGTTGCCGTTGTCATTGAACCCATTCCCGATATGCCACGGGCACCCGAGGCATCCGAACTGGGGCCGCCACCTGATGCGCGCAAAATTGTTGGTGGTGAAATGGACATTTCCGCTGGCACGGATATGAATGGCCCTGAAAGTGGGGAACCGGCAACGGACCCGCAAAAACAGGCCGCCACGACGCCGGTAAAGCCAACGGTTCCTGTAACGTCCAACCCGCAAACTTCAACAGGCACGCCGGGTGTAAAAGCAGATGGTGCTGGCGTTCCGGCTACGGTTGATGCTGGATCTGAAGGGGAATTTCGTATCCAGATGGCTTCCTTTCGCGAGCAGGGGCAAGCCAGTGTGGCATGGAATAAAATATCTTCCGAGAACAAAGATTTACTGAGTAATCTTAAGATGTTTGTCCAGAAAGTCGATTTGGGCGACAAAGGTATTTTCTATCGGTTGCAGGCGGGGCCACTGGATGGTCGGGCGGCAGCCGATAAAATCTGTTCTGAACTGAAACAACGTAATGTGGGGTGCCTCAGTGTCCGGCCTTGA
- the nagZ gene encoding beta-N-acetylhexosaminidase: MSGLELKRPKACILGLEGTALSNWEKGFFREADPYGFILFARNVVDPDQLKRLTMELRDMTGRSNLPILVDQEGGRVARLKPPHWRKMPAAGVFGQLYEQRPEDAREAAYLNARLLAADLVDVGISVVCAPVLDLYFPGMSDVVGDRSYGSEVANVVALASAVSAGLLDGGIIPVIKHIPGHGRAAVDSHKDLPVVTASKSSLSVNDFEPFRQMKDILAGMSAHILFTAIDDQRPATVSPTVIRDVIRGDIGFENLLISDDLSMEALGGSIASRTHECLAAGCDIALHCNGKRTELEQIVSMSPALDGVALERALAVTNRISSLKGDVPARPVLADWNARLAQLLAPVWAPAQGEGA; the protein is encoded by the coding sequence GTGTCCGGCCTTGAGTTAAAGCGACCCAAAGCCTGTATCCTTGGACTTGAAGGAACGGCATTAAGTAATTGGGAAAAAGGTTTTTTTCGCGAGGCAGATCCGTATGGTTTCATCCTATTCGCGCGCAATGTGGTCGACCCTGACCAGCTGAAACGGCTGACCATGGAATTGCGCGACATGACCGGGCGCAGCAATTTGCCCATTCTGGTCGATCAGGAGGGCGGGCGTGTTGCGCGGTTAAAGCCGCCGCATTGGCGCAAAATGCCCGCTGCGGGCGTATTTGGACAGTTATATGAGCAACGGCCCGAAGATGCCCGCGAGGCGGCCTATCTGAATGCGCGCCTGCTGGCTGCCGATCTGGTGGATGTTGGCATTTCGGTTGTTTGCGCCCCTGTGCTGGATCTTTATTTCCCGGGCATGAGCGATGTTGTCGGCGATCGTTCCTATGGCAGCGAAGTTGCCAATGTTGTCGCCCTTGCCAGTGCCGTTTCCGCGGGTTTGCTTGATGGCGGGATTATTCCCGTGATCAAGCATATTCCGGGCCACGGGCGTGCCGCCGTTGATAGCCACAAGGATTTGCCGGTGGTGACGGCTTCTAAAAGCAGCCTTTCGGTCAATGATTTTGAACCGTTCCGCCAGATGAAGGATATTTTGGCGGGAATGTCGGCACATATTCTGTTTACTGCGATTGATGATCAGCGTCCTGCAACGGTGTCACCAACGGTGATTCGGGATGTTATTCGCGGCGATATTGGCTTTGAAAACCTGCTGATCAGCGATGATTTGTCGATGGAGGCCCTTGGAGGGTCCATTGCCAGCCGGACGCATGAATGCCTGGCCGCAGGATGTGATATTGCGCTTCATTGCAATGGCAAACGCACGGAACTGGAACAGATTGTTTCCATGTCGCCCGCACTTGATGGTGTGGCTCTGGAACGTGCATTGGCTGTGACCAACCGTATATCTTCACTGAAAGGGGACGTGCCCGCCCGCCCGGTATTGGCGGACTGGAATGCGCGTCTTGCTCAGTTGCTTGCCCCTGTCTGGGCCCCGGCACAAGGAGAAGGTGCTTGA